The region GTCAAGCCGGTCCATGACCGCCTCGCGCAGCCGCTGCACCTCGTCGCGCTGAAAGCTGAAGCGTCTGAAGGCCTCCTCAACCTCTTTGCCGGCCAGGATCTGTCTCCAGCGCAACTCGCTGCGTGCGCTCTCGACTTGGGCCCGGGCCGCGCTGACGGCTCCCCGATTGCGGTCGAAGAGGGGAAGAGGGAAATCGATACCGACATGGAAGGAGTTTTGCCCGAAGTCCCTTTTGAAACCGCCTCCGACGGTTAAGTCCGGCACCTTCTCGGCACGCTGCAGGGCCAGCAAGGCCTGCTTTTCCTCCAACTGGGCTTGCAGGGCCCGCAGGTCGGCCCGCTGCGACAGGGCCAGGCTCCGTAGCGTCTGCAAGGCTTGGCGGGGCTCGTCCAGGAGCCCGGGCTCCTGCAGTTGAGGCGGCGTCGCCGCGGGCCAGTCCGTCCAGGCCGAGAACTCCCTCCAAGCCGCGGCCAGTCCCGTCTCCGCTTCAGCCAATTGCGAGCGGTAACGGATCTCCTCCGCTTCCACTTTCAGGTGAGACAGCCCCGAGACGTC is a window of Acidobacteriota bacterium DNA encoding:
- a CDS encoding TolC family protein — its product is DVSGLSHLKVEAEEIRYRSQLAEAETGLAAAWREFSAWTDWPAATPPQLQEPGLLDEPRQALQTLRSLALSQRADLRALQAQLEEKQALLALQRAEKVPDLTVGGGFKRDFGQNSFHVGIDFPLPLFDRNRGAVSAARAQVESARSELRWRQILAGKEVEEAFRRFSFQRDEVQRLREAVMDRLDTIVEITAQSYGEGEASLLELLDAMRVQLEASLNFQTLLLQARLSRVDLEEAVGGPVD